In one Solanum lycopersicum chromosome 11, SLM_r2.1 genomic region, the following are encoded:
- the LOC101254268 gene encoding uncharacterized protein has translation MDVDSQQTMEETILVGDDLMMGPPSPVIPPEIASHVLEGVDLCDGILRNLFLCLQINDIEPFCQDEIALYRQCAERRDKELRRRLQDSEQKLGMSMPLDQAKERATQLESEVTSLERHLILASGVEGMEGFRQRWSLHGRVTDTKRRLEALKGGMENRKKDEPAENISAKKNWSFWWKQ, from the exons ATGGATG TTGATTCACAGCAGACTATGGAGGAAACCATCCTGGTGGGTGATGATCTGATGATGGGCCCTCCATCACCGGTCATTCCACCTGAGATAGCGTCTCATGTGCTCGAAGGTGTTGATCTCTGTGACGGAATCTTGAGAAATCTGTTCCTCT GCTTACAAATCAATGATATCGAGCCATTCTGTCAGGATGAGATTGCTTTATATCGGCAATGTGCAGAGAGAAGG GATAAGGAGCTCAGACGACGCCTTCAAGATAGTGAACAGAAATTAGGGATGTCAATGCCTCTAGATCAAGCAAAGGAAAGAGCCACTCAACTAGAATCAGAAGTCACATCACTGGAGAG GCACTTAATTTTGGCAAGTGGAGTTGAAGGTATGGAAGGTTTTCGGCAACGATGGAGTCTACATGGTCGCGTAACTGATACCAA GAGGAGGCTGGAGGCCCTGAAGGGGGGAATGGAGAACAGAAAGAAGGATGAGCCAGCTGAAAATATCTCTGCCAAGAAAAACTGGTCCTTCTGGTGGAAACAATAG
- the LOC101254562 gene encoding flagellar radial spoke protein 5 isoform X1 encodes MGSTAVSTQQAFFNLQKFTPLSYASSCRSIRSKRKCVIPIKCCSPSPASEVATAAKENRRELLKNGDDKLEICRVLNGMWQTSGGWGRIDRNDAVEAMLNYADAGLSTFDMADHYGPAEDLYGIFINRVRRERPPELLETVRGLTKWVPPPVKMTRSFVSESIDVSRRRMDVAALDMLQFHWWDYSNPGYLDALKHLTDLKGEGKIKTIALTNFDTERLRIILENGIPVVSNQVQHSIVDMRPQQKMAELCQLTGVKLITYGTVMGGLLSEKFLDTNLTIPFAGPALNTPSLQKYKRMVDAWGGWSLFQELLRTLKTVANKHGVSIPTVAVRFILDQPAVAGSMIGVRLGLSQHIKDANAVFSLVLDEEDISNILQVTNKGRDLQKVIGDCGDEYRRA; translated from the exons ATGGGGTCGACTGCCGTTTCTACCCAACAAGCATTCTTCAATCTCCAAAAATTCACACCTTTAAGCTACGCTAGCAGCTGTAGAAGTATCAGGAGTAAGAGAAAATGTGTGATTCCGATTAAGTGTTGCTCGCCGTCGCCGGCGTCGGAGGTAGCGACGGCGGCGAAAGAAAACCGGCGGGAATTGCTGAAGAACGGCGACGATAAGCTGGAAATATGCAGAGTATTGAACGGGATGTGGCAAACTAGTGGTGGATGGGGAAGAATCGATCGAAACGACGCCGTTGAAGCTATGCTTAATTATGCAGACGCTGGGCTTTCTACTTTCGACATGGCCGACCACt ATGGACCTGCTGAAGATCTTTATGGCATCTTCATTAACAGAGTACGTAGAGAGCGCCCACCAGAACTTCTAGAAACTGTGAGAGG TCTTACAAAATGGGTGCCACCACCAGTCAAGATGACCCGCAGTTTTGTCAGTGAGAGCATTGATGTTTCAAGGAGGAGGATGGATGTCGCAGCTTTGGACATGCTTCAATTTCATTG GTGGGACTACTCTAATCCTGGATACTTAGACGCACTTAAGCACCTCACGGATCTCAAAGGAGAAG GCAAGATTAAGACCATTGCTCTGACTAATTTTGACACCGAGAGATTAAGGATCATTCTGGAAAATGGTATTCCGGTTGTTAGCAATCAG GTACAACATTCAATTGTTGACATGCGTCCTCAACAGAAAATGGCTGAGCTTTGTCAGCTTACAGGAGTCAAACTTATAac GTATGGAACAGTAATGGGAGGGTTATTATCTGAAAAGTTCCTCGATACCAACTTAACGATACCTTTTGCTGGCCCTGCATTGAACACTCCTTCACTACAGAAGTACAAAAGG ATGGTTGATGCTTGGGGAGGGTGGAGCCTCTTTCAAGAGTTGCTCAGGACACTAAAAACTGTTGCCAACAAACATGGAGTCTCCATTCCAACAGTTGCTGTGAGATTCATACTGGATCAG CCAGCTGTGGCAGGATCAATGATAGGTGTTCGGCTCGGTCTGTCGCAACACATTAAAGATGCCAATGCTGTGTTTTCTCTTGTTCTTGATGAAGAAGACATTAGCAACATCCTACAAGTTACAAACAAGGGCAGAGATCTTCAAAAAGTTATTGGCGACTGCGGAGATGAATACAGGCGTGCTTAG
- the LOC101254562 gene encoding uncharacterized protein isoform X2, which yields MVELLNNSVRQFSLNSIKNKSFRANEARTLTPRPFQCLLTEDKQRAIVKNGKDSLDICRVVNGMWQTSGGWGRIERDSAVDAMLQYADAGLNTFDLADIYGPAEDLYGIFINRVRRERPPELLETVRGLTKWVPPPVKMTRSFVSESIDVSRRRMDVAALDMLQFHWWDYSNPGYLDALKHLTDLKGEGKIKTIALTNFDTERLRIILENGIPVVSNQVQHSIVDMRPQQKMAELCQLTGVKLITYGTVMGGLLSEKFLDTNLTIPFAGPALNTPSLQKYKRMVDAWGGWSLFQELLRTLKTVANKHGVSIPTVAVRFILDQPAVAGSMIGVRLGLSQHIKDANAVFSLVLDEEDISNILQVTNKGRDLQKVIGDCGDEYRRA from the exons ATGGTAGAGCTCTTGAATAACAGTGTTCGTCAGTTCTCGTTGAactctatcaagaataagtCTTTCAGAGCAAATGAAGCAAGAACATTAACGCCAAGGCCGTTCCAGTGCTTGTTAACTGAAGATAAGCAACGGGCTATAGTTAAGAATGGGAAAGATTCACTGGATATATGTAGAGTTGTCAATGGGATGTGGCAGACTAGTGGTGGATGGGGAAGAATTGAACGAGACAGTGCAGTTGATGCTATGCTTCAATATGCTGATGCTGGACTTAACACTTTTGACTTGGCTGATATAT ATGGACCTGCTGAAGATCTTTATGGCATCTTCATTAACAGAGTACGTAGAGAGCGCCCACCAGAACTTCTAGAAACTGTGAGAGG TCTTACAAAATGGGTGCCACCACCAGTCAAGATGACCCGCAGTTTTGTCAGTGAGAGCATTGATGTTTCAAGGAGGAGGATGGATGTCGCAGCTTTGGACATGCTTCAATTTCATTG GTGGGACTACTCTAATCCTGGATACTTAGACGCACTTAAGCACCTCACGGATCTCAAAGGAGAAG GCAAGATTAAGACCATTGCTCTGACTAATTTTGACACCGAGAGATTAAGGATCATTCTGGAAAATGGTATTCCGGTTGTTAGCAATCAG GTACAACATTCAATTGTTGACATGCGTCCTCAACAGAAAATGGCTGAGCTTTGTCAGCTTACAGGAGTCAAACTTATAac GTATGGAACAGTAATGGGAGGGTTATTATCTGAAAAGTTCCTCGATACCAACTTAACGATACCTTTTGCTGGCCCTGCATTGAACACTCCTTCACTACAGAAGTACAAAAGG ATGGTTGATGCTTGGGGAGGGTGGAGCCTCTTTCAAGAGTTGCTCAGGACACTAAAAACTGTTGCCAACAAACATGGAGTCTCCATTCCAACAGTTGCTGTGAGATTCATACTGGATCAG CCAGCTGTGGCAGGATCAATGATAGGTGTTCGGCTCGGTCTGTCGCAACACATTAAAGATGCCAATGCTGTGTTTTCTCTTGTTCTTGATGAAGAAGACATTAGCAACATCCTACAAGTTACAAACAAGGGCAGAGATCTTCAAAAAGTTATTGGCGACTGCGGAGATGAATACAGGCGTGCTTAG
- the LOC101267680 gene encoding agamous-like MADS-box protein AGL80 produces the protein MSENRVCLTSSDPGEEIKRKKILDKKLASLCKKAHDLSVLCDVKVGIVCSIPENPEVFSWPSSIEAQNTVTDHVAFPKHKITMHNDFLRLKIKEREEEIRKLEETVDKMEMENLFNEILKGNKRLDEVNVAEIKGLLKLIAVKRAQFEQRKIQVNQIAANNNGGDP, from the coding sequence atgtctgaaaatagGGTGTGTTTGACCAGTAGCGATCCTGGTGAAGAAATTAAGAGGAAAAAAATTCTAGATAAAAAATTAGCATCGCTGTGTAAGAAAGCACACGATCTATCTGTTCTATGTGATGTAAAGGTCGGAATAGTTTGTTCTATCCCTGAAAACCCCGAGGTTTTTTCTTGGCCGTCTTCCATAGAGGCTCAGAATACAGTAACTGATCATGTAGCTTTTCCAAAACACAAGATAACTATGCATAACGACTTTCTtcgattaaaaattaaagagcgCGAAGAAGAAATTAGGAAATTAGAGGAAACTGTTGACAAGATGGAAATGGAGAACCTCTTCAATGAAATTCTCAAGGGAAACAAACGCCTCGATGAAGTAAATGTTGCCGAAATAAAGGGTTTGTTAAAGTTAATTGCTGTTAAGAGGGCTCAATTTGAACAAAGGAAGATCCAAGTTAATCAGATTGCTGCTAATAACAACGGTGGAGATCCTTAG